The Gemmatimonadota bacterium genomic sequence CGCGGCGGGCGGCGGCCGCGGCCTGGTCGTCTTCGGCACGCGCCCGCGTTTCTGCGACCTCGCGGTCGGCGCCCGGGACCCGGTCGCCCTGCTCGATGATCGGCCGCTCGTGCACCCGCTTGGGCGCACAGGCCGCGACCAAGACCGCGGCCAGCACGCAGCTAACGATGCGCGCATCCATGTTCCTCGCTCCCATTGCAGTTCCTCGCGCCTGCCCCTCGGGCCGGCAGCCGCGACCGCCGTGGTGCCGCCCGGCTCACAACCCGAAGCGCTTGCGCTCGATGTACTTCTTGATCTTGTGCTGCCCTGCCCACACCTTGAGGTTCGTTTCCAGGTCCACCAGCGTGGCGTCGACCTGGTAGTACACGATCTTCTCGCGCCCCTCCTGGTCCTCGATGGCCTGGAGCTCGCCCTGCAGCATGTAGCGCGCGCCCAGCTCCTGGCCGAGGCGCGCCCGGCTCTCGGCCCGGGCGTGCTCCTGCTGGTCCTCCCGCTCCGCGCGCAGCTCCTCGCGCTCGCCGCCGCCCGCTACCACGCGCACCGCGCCCGAGTTCACGAACGCGCGCTCGAGGTCGGCCACGAAGGTGCCCACCGGGATGTGCTCGAGCGTGCGGTTGCGGAATCGGCCCACGATCACCGCGGGCGCCTGGCCGCCGTGCGCCTCGGTGTAGCGCTGCGCCCAGGCGGCGCTCAGGCTTTGCTCGATCAGCCGGTTCGCCACCAGCCGCGAGTCGGTATCGTTCCAGCGGCCGGAGAGGTCGGTAACGGAGGCCGGGTCGATGCGGGAGACCCGCTTCCCGCAGGCCGGCGCGGCGGCCGCGACCAGGGCGGCGCTCAGGAGTACGGAAGCGGGGCGCGCCAGCGCGCGCGAGGCAGTCATGGGCATCGTCGTCGCCTCCGATCAGGTGAGGTCCGGCTGTTCTACGGCTCTGCTGCCGGCAAGGTTCCAGTGTGATTGACCGCGCCTCCGCGTGCGGGCTATCTTTCCCGGCATGAGGGCCGAGATCACGACCCCCGAGGTGTTGAGCGAGGAGAGCGTCGTCGAGCTGTCGCTCCGGCCGCAGCGGCTGGCCGAGTTCATTGGCCAGCCCAAGGTGAAGGACAGCCTGCGCATCGCGATTGACGCCGCCCTGGCCCGCCGCGAGCCACTGGACCACACGCTGTTCCACGGGCCGCCCGGTCTGGGCAAGACCACGCTCGCCATGCTCATGGCCCGGGAGCTGGGCGTGAACATCAAGACCACGTCCGGCCCGGTGCTCGAGAAGCCCGGCGACCTGGTCGGCATCCTCACCAACCTGCGCGAAGGCGACGTCCTCCTTATTGACGAGATCCACCGGCTGCGCCCCGTCATCGAGGAGTTCCTCTACCCGGCCATGGAGGACTACCGCATCGAGATCCGGCTGTCGGAGGGACCGCGCGCCCAGACCATTGCCATGCCCGTCGAGCGCTTCACGTTGGTGGGCGCGACCACGCGCTTCGGCCTGCTCACCCCGCCCATGCGCGCCCGCTTCGGCATTGTCCAGCGGCTGGGCTACTATCCCACCGAAGAGCTGGTCATCATTGTCGAGCGCAGTGCCGAGATCCTGCTGGTCGAGTGCACGCGCGAGGGCGCGGCCGAGATCGCCAAGCGGGCACGCGGCACGCCCCGCGTCGCCAACCGGCTGCTGCGCCGGGTGCGCGACTACGCCCAGGTCCGCGCCGATGGCGTGATCACCCTCGAGGTCGCGGACGGCGCATTGCAGATGCTGGATGTGGATGAGTACGGGCTGGACGAGATGGATGGCCGCATCCTCAAGACTCTGATCGAGCACTTCGATGGCGGACCCGCCGGGCTCAACACCCTGGCCGTCGCGGTAGGCGAGGACGCGGGCACGCTCGAGGAGGTGTACGAGCCGTTCCTCATCCAGAACGGCTTTCTCATGCGCACGCCGCGCGGCCGCATGGCTACGCCCA encodes the following:
- the ruvB gene encoding Holliday junction branch migration DNA helicase RuvB encodes the protein MRAEITTPEVLSEESVVELSLRPQRLAEFIGQPKVKDSLRIAIDAALARREPLDHTLFHGPPGLGKTTLAMLMARELGVNIKTTSGPVLEKPGDLVGILTNLREGDVLLIDEIHRLRPVIEEFLYPAMEDYRIEIRLSEGPRAQTIAMPVERFTLVGATTRFGLLTPPMRARFGIVQRLGYYPTEELVIIVERSAEILLVECTREGAAEIAKRARGTPRVANRLLRRVRDYAQVRADGVITLEVADGALQMLDVDEYGLDEMDGRILKTLIEHFDGGPAGLNTLAVAVGEDAGTLEEVYEPFLIQNGFLMRTPRGRMATPRAFRRFGYTLPPSRSEVQPGLFEA
- a CDS encoding penicillin-binding protein activator LpoB gives rise to the protein MTASRALARPASVLLSAALVAAAAPACGKRVSRIDPASVTDLSGRWNDTDSRLVANRLIEQSLSAAWAQRYTEAHGGQAPAVIVGRFRNRTLEHIPVGTFVADLERAFVNSGAVRVVAGGGEREELRAEREDQQEHARAESRARLGQELGARYMLQGELQAIEDQEGREKIVYYQVDATLVDLETNLKVWAGQHKIKKYIERKRFGL